The DNA sequence TTTATATGGTCAGGTTGTTTTTGTTTTTAAAGGTATGATGAAAGAAATTGTAAGGTAAATCAAAATGTTTCGTATGCTTTAACTCATTAAGAAAAGAGGTACCTAAATGGCCGCAGCCGACTTCCTTCCGAATATCGAAAGAACGCTGGTCTCACGGTGCATTGAAAAAATAAGTGAGCTCAAAGGTGTTGCAAAAATCATGCTGTTCGGCTCATATGCAAAAGGTACGGCAAACGCACAGAGTGATATCGACATTGCGGTCTTCTTCGATATCAATAAAGAATGTCTTCTCGATGAATACAGGAAATTGGTTAAGATTTGCACGGATCCGGAAAAAGAAATACAGGTTCAGGCGTTTACGCTCGACGAACTGGAAGATCCGTGCGGGATTATTGAAGAAATCACCGATTACGGCATTGAGCTGACAGCATAGCAATCCCACCGCTGTCGCTACGGGGGCAAACGAAATACATAGTCGGCACTTTTTCATCTTTTGGCTAAAAACCCGAAATGCAAAATGCTCGCCGACCGTCAATGAAACACCCGTAAGCCGATGTCGGAAAATAAATCTCAAACCGCATAAACGCATCCGCGTGATTTTGAGATTGGTCCGCCGTCGGCACTTTACGTCTTTTACAGGGTTTTCTGTCGCAGATCAGCGGAACCGTAAAAGCGAATACTGAAAATCCGGAGCCGAACCCGGTTATACATTAACCCGGCGGCTCAATCGGGAGGAAAGAGAGAAAATGAATAAGAACGAAAAATACAGTTATTGGATTATGTTGACCGACTATGATCTTGAGACGATTGAACCGCTCGTGAAGAGCGAACGCTGGGTTTATGTCGTCAGTTTGTGCCAAACCGCCATCGAACGCCAACTCAAGGGCATGTATGTCTATTACAACGACTGCGAAGCACCGAAAACTCACAATATCAACTTTCTTTTCTCAAAGCTTATAACAAATCCGATTTTACTGAGACAAACAGATAAAAAGTATTTTGAAACGGAAAAGAAGGCCTGCGAAGATTTTTTAATCGATCTTTCGTACTACTACATATCCGATTATCCCTTCTCTTATAAGAACATCACCTCGAGGTTCGTCTGCCGTGATGCGGCGTTGAATATCCTCGAACGAACAAAAAAGCAGATCCATTGGCTGC is a window from the Oscillospiraceae bacterium genome containing:
- a CDS encoding nucleotidyltransferase domain-containing protein, producing MAAADFLPNIERTLVSRCIEKISELKGVAKIMLFGSYAKGTANAQSDIDIAVFFDINKECLLDEYRKLVKICTDPEKEIQVQAFTLDELEDPCGIIEEITDYGIELTA
- a CDS encoding HEPN domain-containing protein; amino-acid sequence: MNKNEKYSYWIMLTDYDLETIEPLVKSERWVYVVSLCQTAIERQLKGMYVYYNDCEAPKTHNINFLFSKLITNPILLRQTDKKYFETEKKACEDFLIDLSYYYISDYPFSYKNITSRFVCRDAALNILERTKKQIHWLRSFQKEIRLTDSETSLIPIKLRENA